One window from the genome of Rariglobus hedericola encodes:
- a CDS encoding DUF4256 domain-containing protein: MKSAETKKTLSSEQREALLKKLQARFEEYINRHKDVDWSKVKTRLESKPAKLWSLHEMERTGGEPDVVAHDKKTGEYTFFDCSPESPDGRTSLCYDREGLESRKEHKPKNSAMDMAAEMGIEMLNEDQYRDLQMLGKFDRKSSSWVVAPDDIRKLGGALFGDRRYDRVFIYHNGAQSYYSGRGFRGSLKV; encoded by the coding sequence ATGAAGTCAGCTGAAACCAAAAAAACACTTTCATCCGAGCAACGTGAAGCGCTCCTCAAAAAACTGCAGGCCCGCTTCGAAGAATACATCAACCGGCACAAAGACGTCGATTGGTCCAAGGTGAAAACCCGTCTGGAATCCAAGCCCGCAAAGCTTTGGTCGCTCCATGAAATGGAACGAACCGGCGGCGAGCCGGACGTCGTTGCCCACGACAAGAAAACCGGCGAATACACGTTCTTCGATTGTTCGCCCGAAAGCCCCGACGGCCGCACTTCGCTATGTTACGATCGCGAAGGACTTGAATCGCGCAAAGAGCATAAACCCAAAAACAGCGCCATGGACATGGCAGCGGAGATGGGCATCGAGATGCTAAACGAAGATCAATACCGCGACCTGCAGATGCTCGGAAAGTTTGACCGCAAATCATCGAGCTGGGTGGTGGCTCCGGACGACATCCGAAAACTCGGGGGTGCCCTCTTCGGCGACCGCCGCTACGACCGCGTGTTCATTTATCACAACGGCGCACAATCCTACTACAGCGGCCGTGGCTTCCGCGGCTCACTCAAGGTTTAA
- a CDS encoding SRPBCC family protein — MSKTIRREILVPQPREQVWRAISHRDALADWMYPNDFEPRVGHAFTFLVPPNPAVGFEGLTVHCEVLECEAPAHLVFSWSAGGPVVNTQVSFRLEPEGDGTRVFFEHAGFDVSQPWGEQAFQGAGFGWAKMLGQLSHVIARSGAALRTGRTLAASPQKIFAAFEQPDQLARWWGPSGFKNTFTQFEFKPGGRWVFVMHSPNGADYPNESVFREIAPDTRIVIEHVVKPWFRLTVTLAARDGQTHLDWIQEFESPEAAAAMRPICEPANEQNLDRLQAFLAGQNL, encoded by the coding sequence ATGAGCAAAACCATCCGTCGTGAAATTCTGGTTCCCCAACCTCGCGAGCAAGTCTGGCGCGCGATCTCCCATCGCGACGCCCTCGCGGATTGGATGTATCCCAACGATTTCGAACCGCGCGTCGGGCATGCCTTCACGTTTCTCGTGCCGCCCAATCCCGCTGTCGGCTTTGAAGGACTGACCGTCCACTGCGAAGTGCTGGAGTGCGAGGCTCCTGCCCATCTCGTGTTTTCCTGGTCTGCCGGCGGTCCCGTCGTCAACACGCAGGTGAGCTTCCGGCTCGAACCCGAGGGCGACGGCACGCGGGTATTTTTTGAACACGCCGGTTTCGACGTTTCTCAACCCTGGGGTGAACAAGCCTTCCAAGGCGCAGGGTTTGGCTGGGCAAAGATGCTGGGACAACTGTCCCATGTGATCGCACGTTCAGGAGCCGCCTTGCGCACCGGGCGAACCCTGGCCGCAAGTCCGCAAAAGATCTTCGCCGCCTTCGAGCAGCCGGATCAACTCGCGCGCTGGTGGGGCCCCAGCGGCTTCAAGAACACGTTCACGCAATTCGAGTTCAAGCCCGGCGGACGCTGGGTCTTTGTGATGCACAGCCCAAACGGCGCCGACTACCCCAACGAAAGCGTTTTCCGCGAAATCGCGCCCGACACCAGAATCGTGATCGAGCACGTCGTGAAGCCATGGTTTCGATTGACGGTCACTTTGGCGGCTCGTGACGGGCAAACCCACCTGGACTGGATTCAAGAGTTCGAAAGTCCGGAGGCGGCGGCAGCGATGCGTCCGATCTGTGAGCCGGCCAACGAACAAAACCTGGACCGGCTGCAAGCGTTTCTCGCGGGCCAGAATTTATAA
- a CDS encoding ArsR/SmtB family transcription factor codes for MSINRESDVFNAISHRARRQMLDLLTEDKRSVSDIAAHFEMSRPAVSQHLRILLDAGLVSEQRHGRERHYHFVPEQLSPVRDWIAGYERFWDDRLQRLQKHLSKGSTK; via the coding sequence ATGTCCATCAATCGCGAGTCTGATGTGTTTAACGCGATCAGTCACCGTGCGCGGCGCCAGATGCTCGATTTGCTCACCGAGGATAAACGCTCGGTCAGCGATATCGCCGCTCACTTTGAAATGAGCCGCCCTGCCGTCTCCCAGCATCTGCGCATCCTGCTCGATGCCGGTCTCGTGAGCGAACAACGCCACGGTCGCGAACGCCATTATCACTTCGTTCCCGAGCAACTCAGTCCGGTGCGCGACTGGATCGCCGGCTACGAACGATTCTGGGACGACCGCCTGCAACGCCTTCAAAAACACCTGTCCAAGGGGAGCACCAAATGA
- a CDS encoding NUDIX hydrolase, which produces MKPLVAAYTHCPLCGSPDYAHTPSSTGGNRQCRACGHRDFNNPVTAVAALILDPQQRLLLIRRAKDPARGLLALPGGFVDAGESLEQAVHREIAEEIGLALTDLRYLSSHPNPYTYAGLTRPVCDVFFQARATSFDVVLQRSEVTDWQLRRLAELDPTELAFDSMRHAVATLSARLGVIWRARKNI; this is translated from the coding sequence ATGAAGCCCCTCGTCGCCGCCTACACCCACTGCCCCCTTTGCGGCTCGCCCGACTATGCCCACACGCCTTCGTCAACCGGCGGCAACCGCCAGTGCCGGGCTTGCGGCCATCGAGATTTCAACAATCCCGTCACTGCGGTCGCCGCGCTCATTCTCGATCCGCAGCAGCGCCTCCTGCTCATCCGACGCGCCAAAGATCCTGCACGCGGCCTGCTCGCCCTGCCCGGCGGTTTTGTTGATGCCGGCGAATCCCTCGAACAAGCCGTTCACCGCGAGATCGCCGAAGAGATCGGTCTTGCGCTCACCGATCTGCGTTACCTCAGTTCGCATCCCAATCCCTACACTTACGCCGGCCTCACGCGTCCGGTGTGCGATGTGTTTTTCCAAGCTCGTGCCACGTCCTTTGACGTCGTGCTCCAACGCTCCGAGGTCACCGACTGGCAACTGCGCAGACTAGCCGAACTCGATCCCACCGAACTAGCCTTCGACTCCATGCGCCACGCCGTCGCGACACTGAGTGCGCGCCTTGGGGTAATCTGGCGCGCGCGTAAGAACATTTAG